From the genome of Cellvibrio japonicus Ueda107, one region includes:
- a CDS encoding tryptophan halogenase family protein, whose product MKSIKDIVVLGGGTSGWIAAAMLAAHLKPTLCRVTVIESEELGPIGVGESTIPPILHLIHSLGIDEQDFMRETQACYKLGIKFIDWRESRHSYFHPYGSIGKRIENQDFYQCWLKASLAGEHYPLEDFSPCAVMAARERFFPPGQAQNTPIGGAHYAVHLDAKLVAAYLRRYAEARGVKSIQGKCVSSERDQRGFIQALQLQDGTRVDGDFFIDCSGFRALLIGEAMGVELEDWSHYLPCDRALVVKTDVAGSRMPYTTATARKAGWSWRIPLRNGTGHGYVYASRFCSDAEAKSTLLRHLDAARLNEPRLIHFTSGRRKVVWQGNCLALGLAAGFVEPLESTAIHLIVRGMDFFLRYFPDAECEPSLARAYNRRIAADYEEVRDFILLHYCTSRRNDSDFWRWCRQMPIPDSLQERIALFTAHGLVPEASDELFRSSNWQSVFEGMGIRPHKYCPRVDNLDYVQIRETLQLARTAIAKMVEGLPSHDEYLARQFPRGF is encoded by the coding sequence ATGAAATCCATCAAAGATATTGTTGTTCTCGGCGGTGGCACCTCCGGTTGGATTGCTGCGGCGATGCTGGCTGCCCATCTCAAGCCGACACTGTGCCGGGTCACTGTGATCGAGTCCGAGGAGCTGGGGCCGATTGGGGTAGGGGAGTCCACTATCCCTCCCATATTGCACCTCATTCACAGCCTGGGGATTGATGAGCAGGATTTCATGCGTGAAACCCAGGCCTGCTACAAATTGGGCATTAAATTTATTGACTGGCGCGAATCCCGGCACAGCTATTTCCATCCCTACGGCAGCATTGGAAAACGTATAGAGAACCAGGATTTTTACCAGTGCTGGTTAAAGGCGAGCCTTGCGGGCGAGCATTATCCACTGGAGGATTTTTCCCCCTGTGCCGTCATGGCGGCGAGAGAGCGTTTCTTTCCACCGGGGCAGGCGCAAAATACCCCGATTGGTGGCGCCCACTACGCGGTGCACCTGGATGCCAAATTGGTTGCTGCCTATTTGCGTCGTTATGCTGAAGCCCGGGGCGTTAAAAGCATCCAGGGTAAGTGTGTGTCCAGCGAGCGCGACCAGCGCGGTTTTATTCAGGCACTGCAGTTGCAGGATGGCACGCGGGTGGACGGGGATTTCTTTATTGATTGTTCCGGTTTCCGCGCGCTGTTGATTGGTGAGGCGATGGGGGTGGAACTGGAGGATTGGTCACACTATTTACCCTGTGATCGCGCACTGGTAGTAAAGACGGACGTGGCCGGTTCGAGGATGCCCTACACCACTGCTACGGCGCGCAAGGCCGGGTGGTCCTGGCGTATTCCCCTGCGCAACGGCACTGGCCATGGCTATGTCTATGCCAGTCGTTTTTGCAGCGATGCGGAGGCAAAAAGTACCTTATTGCGGCATTTGGATGCTGCGCGGCTTAATGAACCGCGCCTGATCCACTTTACCAGTGGACGCCGCAAGGTCGTCTGGCAGGGAAATTGTTTGGCGTTGGGTTTGGCGGCCGGATTTGTGGAGCCGCTGGAATCGACGGCGATTCACCTGATTGTTCGCGGTATGGATTTTTTCCTGCGTTATTTTCCGGATGCCGAGTGTGAGCCCAGCCTGGCGCGCGCCTACAACCGCCGCATTGCGGCAGATTATGAAGAGGTGCGCGACTTTATCCTGCTGCATTACTGCACTAGCCGGCGCAATGACAGTGATTTCTGGCGCTGGTGCCGCCAAATGCCAATCCCCGATTCATTACAGGAGCGCATAGCGTTATTCACTGCCCATGGCTTGGTTCCGGAAGCCAGCGATGAACTCTTTCGTAGTAGTAACTGGCAGTCTGTGTTTGAGGGTATGGGGATCCGTCCGCACAAATATTGCCCGCGGGTTGATAATCTGGATTACGTACAGATTCGTGAAACCCTGCAATTGGCACGTACTGCCATTGCCAAAATGGTAGAGGGACTGCCCAGCCATGATGAATACCTGGCCAGGCAATTTCCCCGGGGTTTTTGA
- a CDS encoding flagella assembly protein FlgT middle domain-containing protein yields MASATQSQAEPLIPEDIAYQPGPRPVSDTTPTSLPPPVAEPEPDAIRMEPPVAPTDTCKRQSPLRKTLTLTSFTRLSPHMANAGGLHELEQGLPQLLRDELMQREVISANLLNQGIAQEATEDQRQRQAQELARRHHTQFVLAGSILDMTMDDPGRQYNPGLWQGAANLFHDLTTITSRDKRTRQLALYLELRDGFTGEALLSRRYHTQGIWNQQGAPRFNSAAFHRSDYGKAIYELVGQMGEDLANTLACQPFIAAIDAAPGRPQVIIDSGANQGLRAGDQMELYQLLVVPSQTRYMASETRLIKRNSRLQLQEVYPSHSTAVLVDGQYLNGAFLAISD; encoded by the coding sequence ATGGCAAGTGCCACCCAATCCCAAGCGGAACCGCTGATACCAGAAGATATCGCCTACCAACCCGGCCCCAGGCCAGTTAGCGATACGACACCGACCAGCCTTCCGCCTCCGGTGGCAGAACCGGAGCCAGACGCCATCCGGATGGAGCCCCCGGTGGCGCCAACCGATACCTGCAAGCGCCAATCACCACTGCGCAAAACCTTAACCCTCACCAGCTTTACACGGCTCAGCCCCCACATGGCCAATGCCGGCGGCCTGCACGAGCTGGAGCAGGGGCTGCCCCAACTGCTGCGCGATGAACTCATGCAGCGCGAGGTTATCAGTGCAAACCTGCTCAACCAGGGCATAGCCCAAGAGGCAACCGAAGATCAACGCCAGCGCCAGGCCCAGGAGTTGGCCCGCCGCCATCACACCCAGTTTGTCCTGGCGGGCAGCATTCTCGACATGACGATGGATGACCCGGGTCGCCAATACAATCCCGGCCTGTGGCAAGGTGCAGCCAATCTGTTTCACGACCTGACGACGATTACCAGCCGCGATAAACGCACACGCCAGTTGGCCCTCTACCTGGAATTGCGCGATGGCTTCACCGGGGAGGCCCTGCTCAGCCGCCGCTACCACACCCAGGGAATCTGGAACCAGCAAGGCGCCCCCAGATTCAATTCCGCCGCCTTCCATCGCAGCGACTATGGCAAGGCCATCTATGAACTGGTAGGGCAAATGGGGGAGGACCTGGCCAACACCCTTGCCTGCCAGCCCTTTATCGCCGCGATTGATGCCGCTCCCGGTCGGCCGCAAGTCATTATTGATAGCGGCGCCAACCAGGGGTTGCGTGCAGGCGACCAGATGGAGCTTTATCAGTTGCTGGTAGTGCCATCCCAAACCCGATACATGGCCAGCGAAACCCGCCTGATCAAACGCAATAGCCGACTGCAACTGCAAGAGGTTTATCCATCCCACAGCACTGCCGTCCTGGTAGACGGCCAGTACCTGAACGGTGCCTTCCTCGCGATTAGCGATTAG
- a CDS encoding ThuA domain-containing protein, protein MFKRYLAALGLSALATLVLAIPAQAQQFKVLVFTKTMGWHHESIHDGITAMRTLAQRHHFAMDWHEDAAVFTDERLKQYQVIIFLLTSGDILNEEQQAAMERFIQSGKGFVGIHSASDTEYDWDWYTRMVGRTFHIHPEIQTARLEVLKPDFPGLELMPKKLWWTEEWYEFGAERSKHLNYILAVNEKTYNPAAQWGEKKTGGMGKFHPVAWYQQYDGGRAFYTALGHQPATYAEPLFLAHVYGGIFWAATGKGLD, encoded by the coding sequence ATGTTCAAACGCTATCTGGCCGCGCTTGGCTTGTCAGCCCTGGCCACCCTGGTGCTCGCTATTCCGGCCCAGGCCCAGCAGTTCAAGGTACTGGTCTTTACCAAAACCATGGGCTGGCACCATGAATCCATCCACGATGGTATTACCGCCATGCGCACCCTGGCGCAACGTCACCATTTCGCAATGGATTGGCATGAGGATGCAGCGGTGTTTACCGATGAGCGGCTCAAACAATACCAGGTGATTATTTTCCTGCTGACCAGTGGCGACATACTGAACGAGGAACAGCAGGCGGCGATGGAGCGTTTTATCCAGTCCGGTAAGGGATTTGTGGGCATCCACAGCGCCTCGGATACCGAATACGATTGGGACTGGTACACCAGGATGGTGGGGCGGACGTTCCATATTCACCCGGAAATACAAACCGCACGCCTGGAGGTACTCAAACCGGATTTTCCGGGCCTGGAGCTGATGCCGAAAAAGCTCTGGTGGACAGAAGAATGGTATGAGTTTGGGGCCGAGCGCAGTAAGCACCTCAACTACATATTGGCCGTGAATGAAAAAACCTATAACCCCGCCGCCCAATGGGGCGAGAAAAAAACCGGGGGCATGGGTAAATTTCACCCCGTTGCCTGGTATCAGCAGTATGATGGCGGCCGCGCTTTTTACACGGCGCTGGGGCATCAGCCTGCTACCTATGCGGAACCCCTGTTCCTCGCCCACGTCTATGGCGGTATTTTTTGGGCGGCGACAGGCAAGGGACTGGATTAA
- the xdp1 gene encoding exosortase-dependent surface protein XDP1 — translation MRTLTIIIAGLAMAFGAATASAAPIGFDLNSPDSRTGISNSTYAKGYNYSEDDIGLNITGWSYGTKTTTTQTCTKYNKKGQCTKYATTTTTSVVEAIEQDFVGKWDGLGIEKTDSPNHAIDNENGDYDMLLLSFDQLVKLTSLDLGWIYLDSDISILAFDGDTFDSSSLLGKKWQDLLLENWFSVGNYYNVDYSANSGLVNTNGYTAKYWLIGAYNPNLGGSWDGDNLNYTGQTDYFKLKGVTVEKPPVIELPEPSAFLLVLLGLIGIGLRRSKR, via the coding sequence ATGCGTACTCTAACAATCATCATCGCAGGACTTGCGATGGCATTTGGTGCTGCCACAGCCAGTGCCGCCCCTATCGGCTTCGACCTGAACAGCCCTGACAGCCGCACCGGTATTTCTAACAGCACCTATGCCAAAGGCTACAACTACAGTGAAGACGACATAGGTTTGAACATCACCGGCTGGTCTTACGGCACCAAAACCACGACAACCCAAACCTGTACCAAGTACAACAAAAAAGGCCAGTGCACCAAGTACGCAACCACGACCACCACCAGCGTGGTAGAAGCCATTGAGCAGGATTTTGTTGGTAAGTGGGATGGCCTGGGCATAGAGAAAACCGACAGTCCCAATCACGCCATCGATAACGAAAATGGCGACTACGACATGCTGTTACTCAGCTTCGATCAACTGGTAAAACTGACCTCGCTGGACTTGGGCTGGATCTATCTGGATAGCGACATTTCCATCCTGGCCTTCGATGGTGATACATTCGACAGCAGCTCCCTGCTGGGTAAAAAATGGCAAGACCTGCTGCTCGAAAACTGGTTCAGTGTCGGAAATTATTACAATGTTGATTACAGTGCCAACTCCGGACTGGTTAACACCAATGGTTATACCGCCAAGTACTGGTTGATCGGTGCCTACAATCCCAACCTGGGTGGCAGCTGGGATGGCGATAACCTCAACTACACAGGCCAGACCGACTATTTCAAACTCAAGGGCGTCACCGTAGAGAAGCCCCCGGTTATTGAACTCCCCGAGCCATCTGCATTCCTGCTGGTACTGTTGGGCTTGATCGGTATTGGATTGCGCCGCAGCAAACGCTAG
- a CDS encoding cation:proton antiporter yields MSIAQLSVVFFLQMFIILLVCRVVGWIGRKYLHQPQVVGEMVAGVILGPSLFGLLLPELQKAVFPVETKGVLYVGAQLGVGLYMFLVGLGFRADHFKTNVKSAAAVSISGMAAPFLVAILITPWLMSVPGLFSESATRFNATLFMGACIAITAFPMLARIIHERGLSQTKLGTLSLSAGAIDDAGAWCVLAIVLASFGAGAGVAYTAIIGGILFASFMILVAPKLLAPLARYAEGQQTLSPTLLSIVLMLFMLSAFIADAIGLHAVFGGFLLGAIMPRGKLTNEVKRQLEPFVVILLLPMFFTYSGLNTQLTMVNNLELLAIALVILAGSIAAKGVACWGAARLCGADNRTAMGIGALMNARGLMELIIINIGLQAGVIGPALFSMMVLMAIVTTLMASPLFEVVYGKRAREMGELEALSKDEQSHQPTPQTTSPT; encoded by the coding sequence ATGTCTATTGCACAACTGTCTGTCGTCTTTTTCCTGCAAATGTTTATTATCCTGCTCGTCTGCCGCGTGGTCGGCTGGATAGGGCGCAAGTACCTGCACCAGCCCCAGGTGGTCGGCGAGATGGTTGCCGGGGTGATCCTCGGCCCCTCACTGTTCGGCCTGTTGCTGCCGGAGCTCCAGAAAGCCGTTTTCCCGGTGGAAACCAAGGGTGTGCTCTATGTGGGCGCCCAGCTGGGTGTAGGCCTTTACATGTTCCTGGTAGGCTTGGGATTCCGCGCCGACCATTTTAAAACCAACGTGAAAAGTGCAGCGGCGGTATCCATTTCCGGCATGGCGGCGCCCTTCCTGGTGGCCATCCTCATTACTCCCTGGCTGATGAGTGTACCCGGCCTCTTCTCCGAAAGCGCGACCCGGTTCAACGCCACCCTGTTTATGGGCGCCTGTATCGCCATCACAGCCTTTCCCATGCTCGCGCGCATCATCCACGAGCGCGGCCTCAGCCAGACCAAGCTGGGAACATTGTCATTGTCGGCCGGCGCTATCGATGACGCCGGTGCCTGGTGCGTGTTGGCCATCGTATTGGCCAGCTTTGGCGCCGGTGCCGGCGTTGCCTACACCGCCATTATCGGCGGCATCCTGTTTGCCAGTTTTATGATCCTGGTTGCGCCCAAGCTGCTGGCACCGCTGGCTCGCTACGCCGAAGGGCAGCAAACCCTCAGCCCCACCCTGCTGTCTATCGTGCTGATGCTGTTCATGCTGTCGGCCTTTATCGCCGATGCAATCGGCCTGCATGCAGTATTTGGCGGTTTCCTGTTGGGAGCCATCATGCCGCGCGGCAAGTTGACCAATGAAGTAAAACGCCAGTTGGAACCCTTCGTCGTGATCCTGTTACTCCCCATGTTCTTTACCTATTCCGGCCTGAATACCCAACTGACCATGGTCAATAACCTGGAATTGCTGGCAATTGCCCTGGTCATTTTGGCTGGCTCCATTGCCGCCAAAGGTGTCGCCTGCTGGGGGGCGGCGCGCCTGTGCGGAGCAGACAATCGCACCGCGATGGGTATTGGTGCACTCATGAATGCACGCGGCCTGATGGAGCTTATTATCATCAATATCGGTTTGCAGGCCGGGGTGATTGGCCCAGCCCTCTTCTCCATGATGGTGCTGATGGCCATAGTAACCACGCTGATGGCCTCCCCCCTGTTTGAAGTGGTCTACGGCAAGCGCGCCCGTGAAATGGGTGAGCTGGAAGCATTGAGCAAGGATGAACAAAGTCACCAGCCCACGCCCCAAACGACCTCGCCAACCTGA
- a CDS encoding hydrogen peroxide-inducible genes activator, with protein MTLIELRYITTLADELHIGRTAARCHVSQPTLSIALRKLEEELGVVLFERTKTSIKLTPEGAPIIAQARVVLASVADIKSLAEAGRDQLAAPLVLGTLTTLGPYLLPQLIAQLQQWAPEMPLYVQEDTAESLRRKLRDGVVDTVLIPLPFAMPEVVTQRLFDEPLVVLVPRAHPLACKQIVDIPDIAQEPLLLMAEGHCLRDQALALCPWAALQPETVSVNSLEMLRNLVAAGMGVSIVPASAAEVSLCRASRVAARPLAIGQRTLGLAWRSSFPRYRAIDVLRRAIQTCSSSWWGFTTEADGDAQSLLQASW; from the coding sequence ATGACGCTGATTGAGTTGCGTTACATAACGACACTGGCCGATGAATTGCACATCGGGCGCACTGCCGCACGCTGCCATGTTAGTCAGCCTACCCTCAGCATTGCATTGCGCAAACTGGAGGAAGAGCTGGGTGTTGTGTTGTTTGAACGCACCAAAACCAGTATTAAGTTGACGCCTGAGGGCGCTCCTATCATTGCGCAAGCGAGGGTTGTGCTGGCGAGTGTTGCCGATATCAAATCCCTTGCTGAGGCGGGCAGGGACCAGCTGGCCGCACCGCTTGTCCTGGGCACCTTGACGACCCTGGGGCCCTATCTGTTGCCACAGTTGATTGCCCAGCTGCAGCAGTGGGCACCGGAAATGCCGCTCTATGTGCAGGAAGATACCGCTGAGTCACTGCGACGAAAGCTGCGCGACGGGGTAGTGGATACGGTTCTGATACCTCTGCCATTTGCCATGCCTGAGGTAGTCACCCAGCGTTTGTTTGACGAGCCTTTGGTGGTACTGGTACCCCGGGCCCATCCCCTGGCCTGCAAACAGATAGTGGATATTCCGGATATCGCGCAGGAGCCCTTGTTGTTGATGGCGGAAGGACATTGTTTGCGCGATCAGGCGCTGGCCCTGTGTCCCTGGGCGGCATTGCAGCCGGAGACGGTTTCGGTGAATAGCCTGGAAATGTTACGTAATCTGGTGGCAGCTGGTATGGGGGTTAGCATAGTTCCCGCCTCCGCAGCGGAGGTTTCACTGTGTCGGGCAAGCCGTGTAGCGGCGCGACCATTGGCCATAGGGCAGCGTACGTTGGGATTGGCCTGGCGCAGCAGCTTTCCCCGCTATCGTGCCATTGATGTATTGCGCCGGGCCATTCAAACCTGCAGCAGTTCCTGGTGGGGGTTTACCACAGAGGCAGACGGCGACGCCCAGTCCCTGCTGCAAGCCTCCTGGTAA
- the gltB gene encoding glutamate synthase large subunit yields the protein MTTGLYQIDEFKDNCGFGLIAHLKGKTSHRLLTTAIEALTCMTHRGGINADGKTGDGCGLLLQKPDSFLRAVAKEACGAELAPVYAVGSIMLNSDKEIAKTQQSAFTAELTQQGLEVVGWREVPTDPECLGPIALKSLPSFFHIFINSSPELPLEQFNARLFIARRKAEIRLAGDKSFYVASLSSSVLSYKGLMMPVDLPRFFSDLADERLETAICVFHQRFSTNTMPVWPLAQPFRMLAHNGEINTIVGNRNWSVARTPKFVSDLLPGLQELKPLVNRTGSDSSSLDNMLEILTLGGMELHRAIRMLVPPAWQNVENMDPDLRAFYEYNSMHIEPWDGPAGLVITDGRYAVCTLDRNGLRPSRWVITKDDMITVASEVGVYAYDPADVVAKGRLGPGQIMSIDTLTGTLHNTRDVDNQLKSSKPYKQWLKERALRIESTLNTDAKENGLEGIALKANMKMFQVSFEERDQLLRPLAEGGQEAVGSMGDDTPMAVLSRQQRPLYDYFRQQFAQVTNPPIDPLREAIVMSLETCLGRELSVYDELPEHADRVILSSPVLSPEKFRGLMALNRPGYEQQKFSLYYNPETTNLKAALAKLCDDVAAAVQSGKVLVVLSDAGFEKGVLPIHALLAVGAVHQHLTNIGLRCESNLIVETASARDPHQVAALIAYGATAVYPYLSYHVLNDLIETGELLTDVDTAYKNYRKGIDKGLLKILSKMGISTITSYRGAQLFEAIGLSEEVINTCFESTPSRIGGARFEDLEADQQLVAQTAWLDRKPIVQGGLLKYVHGSEYHAFNPDVVQTLQKAVQSGNYALWRNYADLVNKRPVAMLRDLLTLRDDLCTPVPLSEVEPIEAIIKRFDSAGMSLGALSPEAHEALAEAMNRLGGRSNSGEGGEDPARYGTVKTSKIKQVASGRFGVTPAYLVNAEVLQIKVAQGAKPGEGGQLPGGKVNDLIARLRHSVPGVTLISPPPHHDIYSIEDLAQLIYDLKQVNPDALVSVKLVSRPGVGTIAAGVAKAYADLITISGYDGGTAASPLTSIKYAGSPWELGLSETHQTLRANDLRDKVRVQTDGGLKTGLDVVKAAMLGAESFGFGTGPMVALGCKYLRICHLNNCATGVATQQDKLRQDHYIGTVEMAMNFFKFMAEETREWMARLGVRSLAELVGRVDLLKVLDGETTKQQQLDLNPIIYTDDYLATKPQLCAVSKNEPFDKGEKAEAMVQVVLPAIDAKSGGEFEFHITNCDRSIGARISGEIAKRYGNQGMADKPIKLKLTGIAGQSFGVWNAGGLEMYLEGDANDYVGKGMAGGKLVIRPPRNSGFKSNKTSILGNTCLYGATGGKLFAAGTAGERCGVRNSGAHVVVEGAGDHCCEYMTGGVVTVLGQTGVNFGAGMTGGFAYVLDEANDFVDRYNHELVDIHRINTEALEAHRNHLRSVIEEFVQETESAWGQHLLDNVDDYIGKFWLVKPKAAAIGGLLNSFRKRGE from the coding sequence ATGACCACTGGCCTCTACCAGATAGACGAGTTCAAAGATAACTGCGGCTTTGGTTTGATTGCCCATTTGAAAGGCAAAACCAGCCATCGTTTGCTGACAACCGCAATCGAAGCCCTGACCTGCATGACTCACCGTGGTGGTATCAATGCGGACGGTAAAACCGGTGATGGTTGTGGTTTGTTGTTGCAAAAGCCTGACAGTTTCTTGCGTGCCGTGGCGAAAGAAGCTTGCGGTGCTGAGCTTGCACCCGTGTATGCCGTGGGTTCGATCATGCTTAACTCCGATAAGGAGATCGCGAAAACACAGCAGTCAGCCTTCACCGCGGAGCTGACCCAGCAAGGCTTGGAAGTGGTCGGCTGGCGTGAAGTGCCAACCGACCCGGAATGCCTAGGTCCCATCGCTTTAAAGTCTCTCCCCAGTTTTTTCCACATCTTCATCAACAGCTCACCAGAGCTTCCTCTAGAACAGTTCAACGCCCGCCTGTTTATAGCCCGTCGCAAAGCTGAAATCCGTTTGGCGGGTGATAAATCCTTTTATGTAGCCAGTTTGAGTAGCAGCGTCCTCTCCTATAAAGGCTTGATGATGCCGGTGGACTTGCCGCGCTTCTTCTCCGACCTGGCGGACGAGCGTTTGGAAACGGCGATCTGTGTGTTCCACCAGCGCTTCTCCACCAACACCATGCCGGTATGGCCATTGGCGCAGCCGTTCCGCATGCTGGCGCACAACGGCGAGATCAACACCATTGTGGGCAACCGCAACTGGTCGGTCGCGCGCACCCCGAAATTTGTCAGTGACTTGCTGCCAGGCCTGCAAGAGCTGAAACCCCTGGTTAACCGCACCGGCTCTGACTCTTCCAGCCTCGATAATATGCTGGAAATCCTGACCCTGGGCGGTATGGAGCTGCACCGCGCTATCCGTATGCTGGTGCCGCCGGCCTGGCAGAACGTGGAAAACATGGACCCGGACCTGCGCGCCTTCTACGAATACAACTCCATGCATATCGAGCCCTGGGATGGCCCGGCGGGCCTGGTAATCACCGATGGTCGCTACGCCGTCTGTACCCTCGACCGCAATGGCCTGCGTCCCTCGCGCTGGGTGATCACCAAAGACGATATGATCACCGTTGCCTCGGAAGTGGGTGTCTATGCCTATGACCCGGCGGATGTAGTGGCCAAAGGCCGCCTTGGCCCCGGCCAGATCATGTCTATCGATACCCTGACCGGCACCCTGCACAACACCCGCGATGTGGACAACCAGCTCAAATCGAGCAAGCCCTACAAGCAATGGCTGAAAGAGCGCGCCCTGCGCATTGAGTCCACCCTCAATACCGACGCCAAGGAAAATGGCCTGGAGGGGATTGCGCTCAAAGCCAATATGAAGATGTTCCAGGTGAGTTTCGAAGAGCGTGACCAGCTTTTGCGCCCGCTCGCCGAGGGCGGACAAGAGGCTGTGGGCTCCATGGGTGACGATACTCCCATGGCCGTGTTATCGCGCCAGCAGCGCCCGCTTTACGATTACTTCCGCCAGCAGTTCGCGCAGGTGACCAACCCGCCCATCGACCCGCTGCGCGAAGCGATTGTGATGTCGCTGGAGACGTGCCTGGGGCGCGAACTCTCGGTCTATGACGAGCTGCCGGAACATGCCGATCGCGTGATCCTGAGTTCGCCGGTGCTGTCGCCGGAAAAATTCCGCGGCCTGATGGCGTTGAATCGCCCCGGTTATGAGCAGCAAAAGTTCTCGCTTTACTACAACCCGGAAACCACTAACCTCAAGGCGGCCCTGGCCAAGCTCTGCGATGATGTGGCCGCGGCGGTTCAATCCGGCAAGGTGCTGGTCGTGTTGAGTGATGCGGGCTTTGAAAAAGGCGTACTGCCTATCCATGCACTCCTGGCCGTGGGCGCGGTGCACCAGCACCTGACCAATATCGGCCTGCGCTGCGAGTCCAACCTGATTGTGGAAACCGCGTCGGCGCGTGATCCGCACCAGGTGGCGGCCTTGATCGCCTATGGTGCGACGGCTGTGTATCCATACCTCAGTTACCACGTACTCAACGATTTGATTGAGACCGGCGAGTTGCTGACCGATGTGGACACCGCCTACAAAAATTACCGCAAGGGTATCGATAAGGGGCTGTTAAAAATCCTGTCGAAAATGGGTATCTCCACTATTACCTCTTACCGCGGCGCCCAATTGTTCGAAGCGATTGGCTTGTCGGAAGAGGTGATCAATACCTGTTTTGAAAGCACTCCCAGCCGTATCGGCGGTGCCCGTTTTGAAGACCTGGAGGCGGACCAGCAACTGGTGGCGCAGACTGCCTGGCTGGATCGCAAGCCCATTGTCCAGGGCGGTTTGCTCAAGTATGTCCATGGCTCTGAATACCACGCCTTTAACCCGGATGTGGTACAGACCCTGCAAAAAGCCGTACAAAGTGGCAACTATGCCTTGTGGCGTAACTATGCCGACCTGGTGAACAAGCGCCCGGTAGCCATGCTGCGCGACCTGCTGACCCTGCGCGACGACCTGTGTACGCCAGTGCCCCTGTCAGAAGTAGAGCCTATCGAAGCCATCATCAAGCGCTTTGACTCAGCGGGTATGTCGCTGGGCGCCCTGTCACCCGAGGCGCACGAAGCCCTGGCCGAAGCCATGAACCGTTTGGGCGGGCGCTCCAACTCCGGTGAGGGTGGTGAAGACCCGGCCCGTTACGGCACTGTCAAAACATCTAAAATCAAGCAAGTGGCCTCCGGTCGCTTTGGTGTAACCCCCGCGTATTTGGTCAACGCCGAAGTGCTGCAAATTAAAGTGGCCCAGGGCGCCAAGCCCGGTGAAGGTGGTCAGTTGCCCGGCGGCAAGGTGAACGATTTGATCGCCCGCCTGCGTCACTCAGTGCCCGGTGTTACCTTGATCTCTCCACCGCCACATCACGATATTTACTCTATCGAAGACCTGGCGCAGCTGATCTATGACCTGAAACAAGTGAACCCGGATGCGCTGGTATCGGTGAAACTGGTATCCCGCCCCGGTGTGGGCACGATTGCCGCCGGCGTGGCCAAGGCGTATGCCGATTTGATCACCATTTCCGGTTATGACGGCGGTACGGCTGCCAGTCCGCTCACGTCTATCAAATACGCCGGTTCACCCTGGGAGTTGGGTTTGTCTGAAACCCACCAGACCCTGCGCGCCAACGACTTGCGCGATAAGGTGCGGGTGCAAACCGACGGTGGTCTGAAAACCGGCCTGGACGTGGTGAAAGCGGCCATGCTCGGCGCTGAGAGCTTTGGCTTTGGCACCGGCCCCATGGTTGCCCTGGGCTGTAAATACCTGCGTATCTGCCACCTGAATAACTGCGCCACCGGCGTTGCGACCCAGCAGGACAAGCTGCGCCAGGACCATTACATAGGTACTGTGGAAATGGCCATGAACTTCTTTAAGTTTATGGCGGAGGAGACCCGCGAATGGATGGCACGCCTGGGTGTTCGCAGCCTGGCGGAGCTGGTGGGGCGCGTTGACCTGCTGAAAGTGCTGGACGGTGAAACCACCAAGCAGCAACAGCTGGATTTAAATCCCATCATTTATACCGACGATTACCTGGCAACCAAGCCACAGTTATGTGCGGTCAGCAAGAACGAGCCCTTTGACAAGGGCGAAAAAGCGGAGGCCATGGTACAGGTGGTACTGCCCGCCATCGACGCTAAATCAGGCGGTGAGTTCGAATTCCATATTACGAACTGTGACCGCTCTATTGGTGCACGTATCAGTGGTGAAATCGCCAAGCGCTACGGCAACCAGGGCATGGCCGACAAGCCTATCAAGCTGAAACTCACCGGTATTGCCGGCCAGAGCTTTGGTGTGTGGAACGCTGGTGGCCTGGAAATGTACCTGGAAGGTGATGCTAACGACTATGTGGGTAAGGGGATGGCCGGCGGCAAGCTGGTGATCCGTCCTCCGCGCAATTCCGGCTTCAAGTCCAACAAGACCAGTATCCTGGGGAATACCTGTTTGTACGGTGCCACGGGTGGTAAATTGTTTGCGGCGGGCACTGCCGGCGAGCGCTGTGGCGTGCGCAACTCCGGTGCCCACGTGGTGGTAGAGGGGGCAGGCGACCACTGCTGTGAATACA